In the genome of Hyphobacterium sp. CCMP332, one region contains:
- the gatA gene encoding Asp-tRNA(Asn)/Glu-tRNA(Gln) amidotransferase subunit GatA: MENFRNFRAVGDALKTGRLTCKALVEYHLEQIRKYSEHNAFLEVYEEEAIRKAETVDAKLGSGKAGPLAGLVVGLKDVICLKDHGLQASSKILDGFKSQFTSPAVQKLIDADAIIIGRQNCDEFAMGSSNENSAFGEVKNGIDPERVPGGSSGGSAVAVQMNMCQVSLGSDTGGSVRQPAAFCGVVGLKPTYSRISRYGLIAYASSFDTIGIISKSVEDAALVLEFLAGADGMDSTASQKEVPAYSKKLKVEGKKKIGLLRKALDSEGIQREIKEKTLELCEALKNAGHEIVNIESPFMDYALPTYYILTTAEASTNLSRFDGVKYGYRSENADTLEEMYKNTRTEGFGEEVKRRIMLGTFVLSAKYHDAYFTKAQKVRRKIRDFLYQQLEEVDFVLNPTTPETAFKIGEKTDDVLSLYLADLFTVQASVAGLPAISIPYGEDKKGLPIGIQIMGKAFDETKLLAFSNYIENEINEKVLP, encoded by the coding sequence TTGGAAAATTTCCGGAATTTCAGAGCTGTTGGTGATGCTTTAAAAACCGGCAGACTGACGTGCAAAGCGCTTGTAGAATATCATCTTGAGCAAATAAGAAAATATTCTGAGCACAACGCTTTTCTTGAAGTTTACGAAGAAGAAGCAATCAGAAAAGCCGAAACGGTAGATGCCAAATTGGGTTCGGGAAAGGCAGGTCCGCTTGCCGGCCTGGTAGTGGGACTGAAAGATGTGATTTGTTTAAAAGATCATGGACTACAAGCTTCAAGTAAAATTCTGGATGGCTTCAAATCTCAGTTTACAAGTCCTGCCGTTCAAAAACTAATCGATGCCGATGCCATAATTATTGGAAGACAAAACTGCGATGAATTTGCAATGGGCTCTTCGAATGAAAATTCAGCATTTGGTGAAGTTAAAAATGGCATTGATCCGGAGAGAGTGCCGGGAGGATCTTCAGGAGGTTCTGCCGTTGCAGTTCAAATGAATATGTGTCAGGTTTCTCTGGGAAGTGATACAGGTGGTTCCGTTCGTCAACCAGCCGCATTTTGTGGTGTAGTCGGACTAAAACCTACTTATTCCAGAATTTCAAGATACGGACTCATCGCTTATGCCAGTTCATTTGATACCATAGGCATTATTTCCAAATCTGTTGAAGATGCAGCCCTTGTATTGGAATTCCTGGCCGGTGCAGATGGCATGGACAGCACAGCCTCTCAAAAAGAAGTGCCTGCTTATTCAAAAAAATTAAAGGTAGAAGGAAAGAAAAAAATTGGATTGCTTAGAAAAGCTTTGGATTCCGAAGGTATTCAACGGGAAATCAAAGAAAAGACGCTAGAACTCTGCGAAGCACTCAAAAATGCAGGTCATGAAATTGTAAATATAGAATCCCCTTTCATGGATTATGCATTACCAACCTATTATATTTTAACTACAGCTGAAGCAAGTACAAACCTATCCCGATTTGATGGTGTAAAATATGGCTATCGAAGTGAAAATGCCGATACGCTTGAAGAAATGTACAAAAACACCAGAACCGAAGGTTTTGGAGAAGAAGTTAAGCGAAGAATAATGCTTGGAACCTTTGTTTTGAGTGCAAAATACCACGATGCCTATTTTACCAAAGCACAGAAAGTACGTAGAAAAATAAGAGATTTCCTATATCAACAATTAGAAGAAGTAGATTTCGTTCTAAACCCAACAACACCAGAAACTGCTTTTAAAATTGGAGAAAAAACGGATGATGTATTGAGCCTGTATTTAGCCGACTTATTTACCGTGCAAGCTTCTGTTGCAGGATTACCGGCTATTTCCATACCATATGGTGAAGATAAAAAAGGTCTGCCCATTGGTATTCAAATTATGGGAAAAGCATTTGATGAAACCAAATTACTCGCTTTTTCGAATTATATTGAGAATGAAATCAATGAAAAAGTACTTCCTTAA
- a CDS encoding twin-arginine translocase TatA/TatE family subunit, producing the protein MTTLINILLFSIGGPEIILILFVILLLFGAKKIPELARGMGKGIREFKDATKEIKDEIDDAGKEASKDK; encoded by the coding sequence ATGACTACTTTAATAAATATACTTTTGTTTAGCATAGGAGGGCCGGAAATAATTCTGATCCTTTTTGTAATCCTTTTACTTTTTGGTGCTAAAAAAATACCCGAACTCGCCAGAGGAATGGGAAAAGGCATTCGGGAATTTAAAGATGCCACGAAAGAAATCAAGGACGAAATTGATGACGCAGGCAAAGAGGCCAGCAAAGACAAATAA
- a CDS encoding LysM peptidoglycan-binding domain-containing protein produces the protein MKKYFLNIALTLFVGLLFSSESYSEVPLVVCQNEYLELDENLLVDRLSCIENHVPLPYNRRVSGFIDYFIRRDRAYTQAVMNAQELYFPIFEEALERHGLPDELKYLAIVESGLNPKAVSPAYAVGLWQFMNSTGRSYGLKADILIDDRMDPFLATEAACKYLKFLHGMFNDWPLALAAYNCGPGNVRRAIRRSGYRKDFWEVYRYLPRETRSYVPQFIAITYVFNYAEEHMLFPDNSQYFPEYKEIVVSQNLSLNALAAELGVCIDDLRKLNPQLKKDVVPMHRKEYRFRIPAIAYEKFESNSEVILKNSEKLTEEEIVLIAQVDRLSPFGKEKHYHKVRSGDVLGLIAEKYHVRVSDIRRWNNLRSNTIRVGQNLVIWKVPGYVPASTTQYAKTVQPKSPIPADKVYLVKYGDTLWDISRKFEGLSIEKIKKLNNLSSNTIKPGMKLRIG, from the coding sequence ATGAAAAAGTACTTCCTTAACATAGCACTGACTTTATTTGTCGGACTTCTCTTTTCATCTGAATCCTATTCAGAAGTACCTCTGGTTGTTTGTCAGAATGAATACCTCGAACTGGATGAAAATCTCTTAGTAGACAGGCTATCATGTATTGAAAATCATGTACCCCTTCCTTATAACAGGAGAGTAAGTGGCTTTATTGATTATTTTATTCGACGCGACAGGGCCTATACCCAGGCGGTCATGAATGCTCAGGAATTGTACTTCCCCATTTTTGAAGAAGCATTGGAAAGACACGGATTGCCGGATGAATTAAAATACCTGGCCATTGTGGAGTCGGGATTAAATCCCAAAGCCGTTTCACCCGCTTATGCAGTTGGATTGTGGCAGTTTATGAACAGTACTGGTAGAAGTTATGGACTTAAAGCGGATATTTTAATTGACGATCGCATGGATCCCTTTCTAGCCACAGAAGCGGCCTGTAAATATTTAAAATTTCTACACGGAATGTTCAATGACTGGCCCCTGGCTTTGGCAGCATATAATTGTGGTCCCGGAAATGTGAGAAGAGCAATTAGACGTTCCGGATACCGAAAAGACTTTTGGGAAGTTTATCGCTATCTACCTAGAGAAACACGGTCTTATGTTCCTCAATTTATCGCCATTACATATGTATTCAATTATGCCGAAGAACATATGTTGTTCCCGGATAATAGCCAGTATTTTCCTGAGTATAAAGAAATTGTCGTTAGTCAGAATTTAAGTTTAAATGCATTGGCCGCAGAATTAGGTGTTTGTATTGATGACTTAAGAAAATTAAATCCCCAATTGAAAAAGGATGTTGTGCCGATGCATAGAAAAGAATATAGGTTTAGAATTCCAGCAATAGCCTATGAAAAATTTGAATCCAATTCTGAAGTTATCTTAAAAAATTCAGAGAAATTAACAGAAGAAGAAATCGTATTAATTGCACAGGTTGATCGCTTGAGTCCATTTGGTAAGGAAAAACACTACCATAAAGTAAGAAGTGGAGATGTATTGGGACTCATTGCTGAAAAATACCATGTGAGAGTCTCCGATATAAGGCGTTGGAACAATTTGCGTTCTAATACCATACGCGTTGGCCAGAATCTAGTGATTTGGAAGGTGCCCGGTTATGTCCCGGCGAGCACAACTCAATATGCCAAGACTGTCCAACCTAAAAGTCCGATTCCCGCTGACAAAGTATATCTTGTCAAATACGGCGATACCCTTTGGGACATTTCGAGAAAATTTGAGGGCTTGAGTATTGAGAAAATTAAAAAGCTCAACAACCTCAGTAGCAATACCATTAAGCCAGGTATGAAACTTCGCATTGGCTGA